The Candidatus Sysuiplasma acidicola genome has a window encoding:
- the psmB gene encoding archaeal proteasome endopeptidase complex subunit beta, producing the protein MDISELKKGTTTIGIACKDGAILASETRATMGNLIAHKHADKIYRLDNNLGMTTAGLVGDDQSIARYVRAEAELHRLKTGSYMSPKSAATMTANILQSNRFMPFFVGLIVGGVDANQRASVYGLDAAGGMTDDVYVSIGSGSPFALGVLEDHFEAGMSVTEATDIAIRSLHAAMERDSASGGNAVVVNITAKGYVKLEEKEIEKRWTKILKSA; encoded by the coding sequence ATGGACATTTCAGAATTAAAAAAAGGTACAACAACGATAGGGATTGCATGCAAGGACGGTGCCATTCTGGCCTCAGAGACCAGGGCAACGATGGGCAATCTGATTGCTCACAAGCATGCAGACAAAATTTACAGACTCGACAATAATCTCGGCATGACAACGGCCGGACTGGTCGGCGACGATCAGTCTATCGCACGTTACGTCCGGGCTGAAGCTGAGCTGCACAGATTGAAGACTGGTTCGTACATGTCACCCAAGAGCGCGGCAACCATGACTGCCAATATACTCCAATCGAACAGATTCATGCCATTTTTCGTTGGGTTGATAGTTGGCGGAGTGGACGCCAACCAACGAGCGAGCGTTTACGGTCTCGACGCAGCGGGCGGCATGACTGATGATGTATACGTGTCCATCGGCTCAGGATCTCCATTTGCGCTTGGCGTTCTGGAGGATCATTTCGAAGCAGGTATGTCAGTCACAGAGGCAACAGATATCGCTATACGATCTCTGCATGCCGCAATGGAAAGAGATTCTGCCAGCGGCGGTAATGCCGTTGTGGTCAATATAACCGCAAAAGGTTATGTCAAACTAGAGGAGAAGGAGATAGAAAAAAGATGGACAAAGATACTCAAATCGGCCTAA
- a CDS encoding beta-CASP ribonuclease aCPSF1 — MSLEKVLDDVKETVRKIIPSEVEVTNIDFEASVVVIYIKNFEAYSQNSDIVRQLAQALKRRVDIRPDPSLLANKDDAEKKIREIIPDEAQVTDIFFDDETGEVIIEAISPGVVIGKQGAVLNEIKREIGWATKVVRAPPIPSKTIGDIRTYMRSIANDRKDFLRKVGKRLYRTRMDGDTWIRITSLGGFREVGRSSTLLSTRESKVLIDCGLGTSDQDSGGPNVPAPYLNAPELQPIESIDAVVITHAHLDHTGLLPALFKYGYDGPVYCTPPTRDMMSMLQLDMIKVAFGEGKKPPYESSHIRKEVANCITLKYGETTDIAPDIRLTFQNAGHILGSAVSHFHIGDGLYNIAFSGDIKFEKTWLFNPANNKFPRLEALVMESTYGGYRDIQASRQEASVGLKNIIERVLARNGKVIIPVFAVGRSQEIMLVLEELMRTGQVPTIPVWLDGMIWEATAIHTAYPEYLNSQLRTQIFQNGENPFLSPIFRRVDSSETRARIISDPEPCIVLATSGMMNGGPVLEYMKHWADDQNNTLIFVGYQAEGTLGRKIQRGIKELQMSERGQQIMVPVTLNTETVDGFSGHSDRRQLLNFVAGMEPKPSRIFLGHGEEYKCLELASTIHKKFGIDTKAPMNLETVRLK, encoded by the coding sequence ATGAGTCTGGAAAAAGTACTCGACGACGTCAAGGAAACAGTAAGAAAAATAATTCCATCTGAGGTGGAAGTTACAAACATAGACTTCGAAGCGTCTGTTGTTGTGATATACATCAAGAATTTCGAGGCATATTCGCAGAATTCTGATATTGTACGGCAGCTCGCACAGGCGCTGAAAAGGCGCGTGGACATCAGACCGGACCCGTCTCTGCTTGCAAACAAGGATGACGCTGAGAAGAAGATTAGGGAAATCATTCCAGACGAAGCTCAGGTAACCGATATATTTTTCGACGATGAGACCGGCGAAGTCATCATCGAGGCGATAAGCCCTGGCGTTGTCATAGGCAAACAGGGTGCAGTACTCAACGAAATCAAGAGAGAAATAGGTTGGGCAACGAAGGTTGTCAGGGCGCCGCCTATCCCATCCAAGACAATCGGCGATATACGGACGTACATGCGCAGCATCGCCAACGACAGAAAGGACTTTCTGCGTAAGGTCGGAAAGCGTCTGTACAGGACAAGAATGGATGGTGATACCTGGATACGCATCACGTCACTTGGCGGTTTCAGGGAAGTAGGTCGGAGTTCCACACTCCTTAGCACCAGGGAGAGCAAAGTTCTGATAGACTGCGGGCTCGGGACCTCAGACCAGGACAGCGGCGGTCCAAATGTTCCCGCCCCTTATCTCAATGCACCGGAGCTGCAGCCTATAGAATCGATTGATGCCGTAGTAATAACGCATGCACACCTCGATCACACGGGCCTTCTGCCCGCACTCTTCAAATACGGTTATGACGGACCAGTCTACTGTACTCCCCCCACAAGGGACATGATGTCCATGCTTCAGCTCGATATGATCAAAGTGGCATTCGGAGAGGGCAAAAAACCACCTTACGAGTCGTCACACATACGCAAGGAAGTTGCAAATTGCATCACGCTGAAGTACGGCGAAACAACGGACATTGCGCCGGACATAAGGCTCACGTTCCAGAATGCTGGTCACATTCTGGGCTCGGCCGTTTCGCATTTCCACATTGGGGACGGGCTGTATAACATAGCGTTCAGCGGAGACATAAAATTTGAGAAAACATGGCTGTTCAATCCGGCAAACAACAAATTTCCAAGGCTAGAGGCACTTGTCATGGAGTCCACCTACGGCGGATACCGTGACATCCAGGCATCGAGGCAGGAGGCATCTGTCGGCCTGAAGAACATAATAGAGAGGGTGCTTGCAAGAAACGGAAAGGTGATCATTCCAGTCTTTGCTGTCGGCCGTTCGCAGGAGATAATGCTGGTGCTCGAGGAACTGATGCGGACCGGGCAGGTGCCAACTATTCCGGTGTGGCTGGATGGTATGATATGGGAGGCTACAGCTATTCATACAGCCTATCCAGAGTACCTTAACAGTCAGCTGAGGACGCAGATTTTCCAGAATGGCGAGAATCCATTCCTGTCGCCTATCTTCAGACGAGTGGACAGCAGCGAAACAAGGGCACGCATCATAAGCGATCCGGAGCCCTGCATAGTGCTCGCCACTTCCGGCATGATGAACGGCGGACCCGTGCTTGAGTACATGAAGCACTGGGCGGATGATCAGAACAACACGCTGATTTTTGTCGGCTACCAGGCCGAGGGTACCCTTGGCAGAAAAATACAGCGCGGCATTAAGGAACTTCAGATGAGCGAGAGGGGTCAACAGATAATGGTTCCAGTCACCCTGAACACCGAAACGGTTGACGGCTTCAGCGGTCATTCGGACAGGAGGCAGCTTCTCAATTTTGTGGCCGGAATGGAGCCGAAACCATCCAGAATATTCTTGGGCCACGGAGAGGAATACAAATGCCTTGAACTCGCGAGTACGATACATAAAAAGTTTGGCATAGATACCAAGGCGCCAATGAATCTGGAGACCGTGAGGCTGAAGTAG